In the genome of Hyphomicrobium sp. ghe19, the window GCGAAATAACGAGGTCGTGTGCTTTGTGCGGCCGCGCGCCGGCCCTGGCGGCGCCTTGGCGCCCGCTGACAGCGCGAAGCTGCTCGAAGGAGCGACCCTTCGGTTTGGCGACGTGACCAGTTCAGCCTCTCTCACGGATGATGGGCTGCTCGGCGAACAATTCGATGTGCTCGTCTCGTGCCTTGCCTCGCGAACCGGCGTTCCGCAAGACGCGTGGGCCATCGATCACCAGGCCCATGTGAGCGCACTAGCCGCCGCAAAGCGAGCGGGCATTCCACAAATGGTTTTGCTATCGGCGATCTGCGTTCAAAAGCCCCTCCTCGGCTTTCAGCGCGCCAAGCTGGCGTTCGAAAATCTGCTGATCGAATCTGGGCTTACATATTCCATCGTCAGGCCGACCGCGTTCTTCAAGTCGCTCTCCGGGCAAATCGATCGCTTGAGGCAAGGCAAGCCCTTCCTTTTATTTGGCGATGGAACACTGACGTCCTGCAAGCCCATCAGCGACGATGATCTCGGTCAGTTTCTTGCCGAATGCTTGGACGATGAAAGCCGTCATAATCGCGTGCTGCCCATTGGCGGCCCAGGGGAAGCCATTACGCCGAAACAACAAGGCGAGCAGCTGTTTCATTTGCTGGGGCGCGAGCCGAAGTTCAAACACGTGCCGATTCAGATGATGGACACGATAGCGTGGACGCTCGGCGCACTCGGGCGGCTCTTTCCTCAGTTGGCGAAGAAAGCTGAGCTGGCTCGCATCGGTCGCTACTACGCCACGGAGTCGATGCTGGTTTTGAACCCAGAGACCGGACGCTATGACGCCGCCGCCACGCCGTCGTACGGCACCGAAACGTTGTTCGATTTTTACGCACGCGTCATTGACGGCAGGGCCTCCGTGGAACGGGGAGATCACACCATATTTTGATCAGCTCCCGCGCGACGCGCAGTTCAGCGCTCGTTCAATTTGACGTCGGGCATTGTTTGCCGGCGCATCGAAACCAAATGCACGTTCAAGAGTCTTGAATCAGACCGCTTCACCTGTGGCCGTGCAGAGCCGATAGGGAAGACTGATCGTTGCGGCGCCCAATCGTCAATAAAATTGTCGATCTTAAGTGTACAGACTACTTGACGGCTCCGCGCGATTGGGTTCCCACTGGACTTCAGATGAACTTCCCTTACCGGCGCAGACCCGAGGTAAATCCGGAGAAAAGCGATGAAGGTTTCAAATGTGTTGGAGCTGAAGGGAGCCAACGTCATGACCGTGCGTCCCAGCGATACCATTCGCGAAGTGGCGCGCCGTCTCCTACAAGAAAAGGTCGGAGCTCTCGTCGTGAGTTCAGACGGAGTAGCTTTGGACGGCATTATCTCGGAGCGAGATATTTCAAGCGGCTTCGCCGTGCACGGGCCGGATATCGTTACGCTGCTTGCGTCAGATCTCATGACCCGGGGAGTTATTACTTGCGGATCCGCGGACAAGATCTCGGACGTCGCAAGGGTGATGACTGAGCGCCGGATCCGGCACGTTCCCGTTAAAGACGGCACGCGAATTGTCGGCATCATAAGTATTGGCGACATTT includes:
- a CDS encoding CBS domain-containing protein, yielding MKVSNVLELKGANVMTVRPSDTIREVARRLLQEKVGALVVSSDGVALDGIISERDISSGFAVHGPDIVTLLASDLMTRGVITCGSADKISDVARVMTERRIRHVPVKDGTRIVGIISIGDILKHRLDEVMLETRVLRDIALSNR
- a CDS encoding NAD(P)H-binding protein, which produces MLDASPQASSAHRPARRRRVLVLGATGTIGRATVRALVRRNNEVVCFVRPRAGPGGALAPADSAKLLEGATLRFGDVTSSASLTDDGLLGEQFDVLVSCLASRTGVPQDAWAIDHQAHVSALAAAKRAGIPQMVLLSAICVQKPLLGFQRAKLAFENLLIESGLTYSIVRPTAFFKSLSGQIDRLRQGKPFLLFGDGTLTSCKPISDDDLGQFLAECLDDESRHNRVLPIGGPGEAITPKQQGEQLFHLLGREPKFKHVPIQMMDTIAWTLGALGRLFPQLAKKAELARIGRYYATESMLVLNPETGRYDAAATPSYGTETLFDFYARVIDGRASVERGDHTIF